A single region of the Pseudomonas sp. GGS8 genome encodes:
- a CDS encoding Na+/H+ antiporter subunit E, which translates to MKRLFPAPWLSLSLWLLWLVLNLSMSPGNVLLGAVLGFCAPLMMRKLRPLPIRIRRPGVILRLFLLVGRDVLVSNFAVAWGVLNAGRRAPRSRFIKVPLELRDANGLAALSIICTVIPGTVWSELALDRSILLLHVFDLDDEGPFIQHFKTTYERPLMEIFE; encoded by the coding sequence ATGAAGCGTCTGTTTCCTGCGCCGTGGTTGTCGTTGTCCCTGTGGCTGCTATGGCTGGTGCTGAACCTGTCGATGAGCCCCGGCAATGTGCTGTTGGGCGCGGTATTGGGCTTCTGCGCTCCGCTGATGATGCGTAAGCTGCGACCCTTGCCGATCCGCATTCGTCGTCCTGGGGTGATTTTGCGTTTGTTCTTGCTGGTCGGGCGCGATGTGCTGGTGTCCAACTTCGCCGTGGCCTGGGGCGTGCTCAATGCCGGGCGGCGGGCGCCTCGCTCGCGGTTCATCAAGGTGCCGCTGGAGTTGCGCGATGCCAATGGTCTGGCGGCGCTGTCGATCATCTGCACGGTGATCCCCGGCACGGTCTGGTCGGAACTGGCGCTGGATCGCAGCATTCTGTTGCTGCACGTTTTCGATCTGGATGACGAAGGCCCATTCATCCAGCACTTCAAGACGACTTACGAGCGCCCCTTGATGGAGATCTTCGAATGA
- a CDS encoding K+/H+ antiporter subunit F, with translation MSELLSNAILLSLFIFSLAMILTLIRLFKGPSAQDRVLALDYLYIIAMLMMLALGIRYASDTYFEAALLIALFGFVGSFALAKFLLRGEVIE, from the coding sequence ATGAGCGAATTGCTGTCGAACGCAATCCTGCTGAGCCTGTTCATCTTTTCGCTGGCGATGATTCTGACCCTGATCCGCCTGTTCAAGGGCCCGTCGGCCCAGGACCGCGTCCTTGCCCTAGATTACCTGTACATCATCGCCATGCTGATGATGCTCGCGCTGGGCATTCGTTATGCCAGTGACACCTACTTCGAGGCGGCGCTGCTGATCGCGCTGTTCGGCTTCGTCGGCTCGTTTGCCCTGGCCAAATTCCTGTTGCGCGGCGAGGTGATCGAATGA
- a CDS encoding Na+/H+ antiporter subunit G, with product MSAELSLWVEIPVAILLVLSSLFALIGAVGLLRMKDYFQRMHPPALASTLGAWCVALASIIYFSALKSGPVLHAWLIPILLSITVPVTTLLLARAALFRKRMAGDDVPAEVSSRRTETGS from the coding sequence ATGAGCGCTGAACTGTCTTTGTGGGTGGAAATTCCGGTGGCGATTCTGCTGGTGCTCAGCAGTCTGTTTGCGCTGATCGGCGCGGTCGGGCTGCTGCGGATGAAGGATTACTTCCAGCGCATGCACCCGCCGGCACTGGCCTCGACATTGGGCGCGTGGTGCGTGGCACTGGCTTCGATCATTTACTTTTCGGCGCTCAAGTCGGGGCCGGTGCTGCATGCATGGCTGATTCCGATTCTGTTGTCGATCACCGTGCCGGTGACCACGCTGCTGCTGGCCCGGGCGGCGCTGTTTCGCAAGCGCATGGCGGGGGATGATGTGCCGGCGGAGGTGAGTAGCCGGCGCACGGAAACCGGCAGTTAA
- a CDS encoding DUF3995 domain-containing protein: MSLLVAQWIAAIFLVISLIHLYWAAGGKLGSEAAVPRIPGEGGEVSRPAFKPSGFGTLLVAVGLLLIAMLVCLRVGLYLPTVHHWSLQWVISAIAMLMFARAIGDSNLVGFFKQVKDSRFAQLDTWAYSPLCVVLGAGLLAVAWI; encoded by the coding sequence ATGAGCCTTTTGGTCGCGCAATGGATTGCTGCAATCTTTCTGGTCATCAGCCTGATCCACCTGTACTGGGCGGCGGGTGGCAAATTGGGCAGCGAGGCGGCGGTGCCTCGAATACCCGGGGAGGGCGGTGAGGTTTCAAGACCGGCGTTCAAGCCTTCGGGCTTTGGCACGTTGCTTGTGGCGGTGGGTTTGCTGCTGATCGCGATGCTGGTGTGCCTGCGGGTCGGGCTGTATCTGCCCACAGTCCATCACTGGTCGTTGCAATGGGTGATCAGCGCGATTGCCATGCTGATGTTCGCCCGGGCGATCGGTGATTCGAATTTGGTGGGGTTCTTCAAGCAGGTCAAGGATTCCAGGTTCGCCCAGCTGGATACCTGGGCCTATTCACCGTTGTGCGTGGTGTTGGGGGCCGGGTTGTTGGCAGTGGCCTGGATCTGA
- a CDS encoding ABC transporter substrate-binding protein, with product MKGFRRLLATTLATFGLLVSPVPLFAAQAPIHFADLNWESGSLITETLRIIVEKGYGLPTDTLPGTTITLETALANNDIQVIGEEWAGRSPVWVKAEAEGKVVSLGDTVKGATEGWWVPEYVVKGDPAKGIKPLAPGLRSVTDLPRYKDVFKDPETPSKGRFLNSPIGWTSEVVNKQKLKAYGLDDSYVNFRSGSGAALDAEISSSIRRGKPVLFYYWSPTPLLGRFKLIQLQEPPFDAEAWKTLTEADNPNPKPTRSLPSKLSIGVSASFQKQYPQIVEFFTKVDLPIDALNKALAQMSEKHTPPRQAAEAFMKANPQVWQAWVPKDVADKVSAELK from the coding sequence ATGAAGGGGTTTCGACGGTTACTGGCCACTACCCTGGCCACATTCGGCTTGTTGGTTTCACCTGTTCCATTATTCGCCGCCCAGGCGCCGATCCACTTCGCCGACCTGAACTGGGAAAGCGGCAGTCTGATCACCGAGACTCTGCGAATCATCGTCGAGAAGGGCTACGGCTTGCCGACCGACACCTTGCCGGGGACGACCATCACCCTGGAAACCGCCTTGGCCAACAATGATATTCAGGTCATTGGCGAAGAATGGGCGGGCCGCAGTCCGGTCTGGGTCAAGGCTGAAGCTGAGGGTAAAGTCGTGAGCCTGGGCGATACGGTCAAGGGTGCCACCGAGGGTTGGTGGGTGCCGGAGTACGTGGTTAAAGGCGACCCGGCCAAGGGCATCAAGCCGCTGGCGCCGGGCCTTCGCAGCGTCACCGATCTGCCGCGCTACAAGGACGTGTTCAAAGACCCGGAAACCCCGAGCAAGGGGCGCTTCTTGAACAGCCCGATCGGCTGGACGTCGGAAGTGGTCAACAAACAGAAGCTCAAGGCCTATGGGCTGGACGACAGCTACGTGAACTTCCGCAGTGGTTCCGGCGCGGCGCTGGACGCAGAGATCAGTTCGTCGATTCGTCGTGGCAAACCGGTCCTGTTCTATTACTGGTCACCGACGCCATTGCTCGGCCGTTTCAAACTGATTCAGCTACAAGAGCCGCCATTCGACGCCGAAGCCTGGAAAACCCTGACCGAGGCCGACAATCCTAATCCGAAACCGACTCGCTCACTGCCCTCGAAGCTGTCCATCGGTGTGTCCGCGTCGTTCCAGAAACAGTACCCGCAGATTGTCGAGTTCTTCACCAAGGTCGACTTGCCGATCGACGCATTGAACAAGGCCCTGGCGCAGATGAGCGAAAAACACACCCCGCCACGTCAAGCGGCAGAGGCGTTCATGAAGGCGAACCCGCAGGTGTGGCAGGCCTGGGTGCCCAAGGATGTGGCGGACAAGGTCTCTGCCGAGCTGAAATAA
- a CDS encoding DUF2789 domain-containing protein — MDSPTHDLKGLFDQLGLDSSEKAIDDFIALHSPLPDGKKLIDAAFWTSQQAGFLKEQLREDADWAHVVDELNLRMHQIH, encoded by the coding sequence ATGGATTCACCCACACATGACTTGAAAGGCTTGTTCGACCAGCTCGGCCTGGACTCCAGCGAAAAGGCCATCGACGATTTCATTGCCCTACATTCACCGTTGCCCGATGGCAAGAAACTCATCGATGCCGCGTTCTGGACCTCGCAACAAGCCGGCTTCCTCAAGGAACAACTGCGTGAAGACGCCGATTGGGCACACGTGGTCGACGAACTGAACCTGCGTATGCACCAAATCCACTAG
- a CDS encoding methyl-accepting chemotaxis protein: MTRDGSLAGAVPAAVLLPKNLWLTPTLQSIALMFLLCGMALAGWSLYLGLPLAVLIIWLPRLRSRALPEATPEDSASAIAGLTRDLSYTTSHNALSAAGVAFSVKQLADKLQSQLDAAAQIVSSAEVMIVTEHATSQLSREALSAASEAHQSSAAGRTELIESIARMHQLSQRASSSRELIEALSLRSDDIQRVTLVIQSIASQTNLLALNAAIEAARAGEHGRGFAVVADEVRGLAARTATATGEVGEMVADIQQRTAQVVEQIRQLASDLNTGVAQVEHTGQHLENIARLAAGVERQVGEIAQGADTNREQLDSLFHAIEQMRSDLAISDQQTQRLAQAAVQMEGQAETISERLAEVGLDDYHQRIYDLAREGASQIAARFEADIDQGRISLDDLFDRNYQVIPNTSSAKYQTRFDRYTDQVLPAIQEPLLPRHEGLVFAIACTQQGYVPTHNTVFSQPLTGDAQVDTLQNRTKRKFADRTGIRCGSHQQAVLLQTYTRDTGELMHDLSVPIMLKGRHWGGLRLGYKPEKPR; encoded by the coding sequence ATGACGCGAGACGGGTCTCTGGCTGGGGCAGTGCCCGCAGCCGTACTTTTGCCGAAAAACCTGTGGCTCACGCCGACCTTGCAAAGCATCGCCCTGATGTTCTTGCTGTGCGGCATGGCATTGGCCGGTTGGTCGCTTTACCTTGGCCTGCCATTGGCCGTGCTGATTATCTGGCTACCGCGCCTGCGTTCGCGCGCACTCCCCGAGGCAACCCCAGAGGACAGCGCCAGCGCCATCGCCGGGTTGACTCGCGATCTTTCCTACACCACCAGTCACAACGCCTTGTCGGCTGCCGGCGTGGCCTTTTCGGTCAAGCAACTGGCCGACAAACTGCAATCTCAACTCGACGCCGCGGCACAGATTGTCAGCAGCGCTGAAGTGATGATCGTCACTGAACACGCCACCTCGCAGCTCAGCCGGGAAGCCTTGAGCGCGGCCAGCGAAGCGCATCAGAGCAGTGCGGCAGGGCGTACGGAACTGATCGAGTCCATCGCTCGTATGCATCAACTCAGTCAGCGTGCCAGCAGCAGCCGCGAGTTGATCGAAGCCCTGAGCCTGCGCAGTGACGATATCCAGCGGGTAACCCTGGTGATCCAGTCCATCGCCAGCCAGACCAATCTGTTGGCGCTGAACGCAGCCATTGAAGCGGCGCGGGCCGGGGAGCACGGTCGCGGGTTTGCGGTGGTGGCCGATGAGGTTCGTGGCTTGGCCGCGCGCACGGCGACGGCGACCGGCGAAGTCGGGGAGATGGTCGCCGATATTCAACAACGCACGGCACAAGTGGTGGAGCAGATTCGTCAACTGGCCAGCGACCTGAATACCGGCGTTGCGCAAGTCGAACACACGGGGCAGCACCTGGAAAACATCGCGCGCCTGGCCGCCGGTGTCGAAAGGCAGGTCGGGGAAATCGCCCAGGGCGCGGACACCAATCGCGAACAACTCGACAGCCTGTTTCACGCCATCGAACAAATGCGCAGCGATCTGGCGATCAGTGACCAGCAAACCCAGCGTCTGGCCCAGGCGGCGGTGCAAATGGAAGGGCAGGCCGAAACCATCAGCGAGCGTCTCGCCGAAGTCGGGCTGGATGACTATCACCAGCGGATTTACGACCTGGCCCGCGAAGGGGCGAGTCAGATTGCGGCACGTTTCGAGGCGGATATCGACCAGGGCCGGATCAGCCTCGATGACCTGTTCGATCGCAATTACCAGGTGATCCCCAACACCAGCTCGGCTAAATACCAGACCCGTTTCGACCGCTACACCGATCAGGTCTTGCCGGCGATTCAGGAACCATTGCTGCCGCGCCACGAAGGCCTGGTGTTCGCCATTGCCTGCACGCAGCAGGGTTATGTGCCGACCCACAACACCGTGTTCAGTCAGCCGCTGACCGGTGACGCGCAGGTCGATACCCTGCAAAACCGTACCAAGCGCAAGTTCGCCGACCGTACCGGGATTCGCTGTGGCAGCCATCAGCAGGCCGTACTGTTACAGACCTACACCCGCGACACCGGTGAGCTGATGCACGACCTCTCGGTGCCGATCATGCTCAAGGGCCGGCATTGGGGTGGTTTGCGGTTGGGCTACAAACCGGAAAAACCTCGCTGA
- a CDS encoding TraR/DksA C4-type zinc finger protein gives MTKDKLLAMPADDYMNAEQHAFFSELLQNMKVETHERIEQNRIAIESLDTPADPADAASVEEERTWLVNAIDRDQRMLPQLEQALERIKEDSFGWCDDSGEPIGLKRLLISPTTKYCIEAQERHEQIDKHQRQA, from the coding sequence ATGACAAAGGACAAGTTGCTGGCCATGCCGGCGGATGACTACATGAATGCCGAGCAACATGCTTTTTTCTCTGAGCTGTTGCAGAACATGAAAGTCGAAACCCATGAGCGCATCGAACAGAATCGCATCGCCATCGAGAGCCTGGACACCCCGGCCGATCCGGCTGACGCGGCTTCCGTCGAAGAAGAGCGCACTTGGCTGGTGAACGCGATCGATCGCGACCAGCGCATGCTGCCTCAGTTGGAACAGGCCCTGGAACGCATCAAGGAAGACAGCTTCGGCTGGTGCGATGACAGCGGCGAGCCCATCGGCCTCAAGCGCCTGCTGATCAGCCCGACCACCAAGTACTGCATCGAAGCTCAAGAACGTCACGAGCAGATCGACAAGCACCAGCGTCAGGCCTGA
- a CDS encoding ABC transporter permease, protein MNAILENKPAAVPVKSRRRLPTELSIFLVLIGIGLVFELFGWIVRDQSFLMNSQRLVLMILQVSIIGLLAIGVTQVIITTGIDLSSGSVLALSAMIAASLAQTSDFARAVFPSLTDLPVWIPVITGLGVGLLAGAINGSIIAITGIPPFIATLGMMVSARGLARYYTEGQPVSMLSDSYTAIGHGAMPVIIFLVVAVIFHIALRYTKYGKYTYAIGGNMQAARTSGINVKRHLVIVYSIAGLLAGLAGVVASARAATGQAGMGMSYELDAIAAAVIGGTSLAGGVGRITGTVIGALILGVMASGFTFVGVDAYIQDIIKGLIIVVAVVIDQYRNKRKLKR, encoded by the coding sequence ATGAACGCGATACTGGAAAACAAGCCTGCAGCGGTGCCGGTCAAGAGCCGCCGGCGCTTGCCGACCGAGTTGAGTATCTTCCTGGTGCTGATCGGCATCGGCCTGGTTTTCGAGCTGTTCGGCTGGATCGTGCGCGACCAGAGCTTCCTGATGAACTCCCAACGTTTGGTGTTGATGATCCTGCAAGTGTCGATCATCGGCCTGCTGGCGATCGGGGTGACACAAGTCATCATCACCACCGGTATCGACCTGTCTTCCGGTTCGGTGCTGGCGCTGTCGGCGATGATTGCCGCCAGCCTGGCCCAGACCTCGGACTTTGCCCGGGCGGTGTTTCCGTCCCTGACCGACTTGCCGGTGTGGATTCCAGTGATCACCGGGCTTGGGGTGGGATTGCTGGCGGGGGCGATCAACGGCAGCATCATTGCGATCACCGGGATTCCACCGTTCATTGCCACCCTTGGCATGATGGTCTCGGCGCGTGGCCTGGCGCGCTACTACACCGAAGGTCAACCGGTGAGCATGCTCTCGGATTCCTACACGGCCATCGGACATGGTGCGATGCCGGTGATCATCTTTCTGGTGGTGGCGGTGATCTTTCACATCGCCCTGCGCTACACCAAGTACGGTAAGTACACCTACGCCATCGGCGGCAACATGCAGGCGGCGCGCACCTCCGGGATCAACGTCAAGCGGCATCTGGTGATCGTCTATAGCATCGCCGGGTTGCTTGCAGGCCTGGCCGGGGTGGTGGCGTCGGCACGGGCCGCAACCGGGCAGGCCGGGATGGGCATGTCTTATGAATTGGACGCGATTGCCGCGGCGGTCATCGGCGGCACCAGCCTGGCCGGTGGCGTAGGGCGCATCACCGGCACCGTGATCGGGGCATTGATTCTCGGGGTCATGGCCAGCGGCTTTACCTTTGTCGGTGTTGACGCTTATATTCAAGACATTATCAAGGGGCTGATTATTGTGGTGGCGGTGGTCATCGACCAGTACCGCAACAAGCGCAAACTCAAGCGCTGA
- a CDS encoding sugar ABC transporter ATP-binding protein has translation MFASATASSTPLVGIQPTATPVDEPYLLEIINVSKGFPGVVALSDVQLRVRPGSVLALMGENGAGKSTLMKIIAGIYQPDAGELRLRGKPVVFETPLAALQAGIAMIHQELNLMPHMSIAENIWIGREQLNGLHMIDHREMHRCTAKLLERLRINLDPQEQVGNLSIAERQMVEIAKAVSYDSDILIMDEPTSAITDKEVAHLFSIIADLKSQGKGIIYITHKMNEVFSIADEVAVFRDGAYIGLQRADSMDGDSLISMMVGRELSQLFPVREKPIGDLLLSVRDLKLDGIFKDVSFDLHAGEILGIAGLMGSGRTNVAEAIFGITPSDGGEIRLDGEVVRISDPHMAIERGFALLTEDRKLSGLFPCLSVLENMEMAVLPHYVGNGFIQQKALRALCEDMCKKLRVKTPSLEQCIDTLSGGNQQKALLARWLMTNPRILILDEPTRGIDVGAKAEIYRLIAYLASEGMAVIMISSELPEVLGMSDRVMVMHEGDLMGTLDRSEATQERVMQLASGMSAVH, from the coding sequence ATGTTCGCTTCAGCGACTGCTTCGAGCACCCCGTTGGTGGGTATCCAGCCAACCGCAACACCTGTCGATGAGCCGTACCTGCTGGAGATCATCAACGTCAGCAAGGGTTTTCCCGGTGTGGTGGCCTTGTCCGATGTACAGCTGCGGGTACGTCCCGGTTCCGTGCTGGCGCTGATGGGCGAGAACGGCGCCGGCAAGTCCACCCTGATGAAAATCATTGCCGGCATCTATCAGCCGGACGCCGGCGAGTTGCGCCTGCGGGGCAAACCGGTGGTCTTCGAAACACCCCTGGCTGCGCTCCAGGCCGGGATCGCGATGATCCACCAGGAACTCAACCTGATGCCGCACATGAGCATCGCCGAGAACATCTGGATCGGCCGCGAGCAGCTCAACGGCTTGCACATGATCGATCACCGCGAAATGCATCGCTGCACCGCCAAACTGCTGGAGCGCCTGCGGATCAATCTCGACCCGCAAGAGCAGGTGGGTAACCTGAGCATCGCCGAACGGCAGATGGTCGAGATCGCCAAGGCGGTGTCCTACGACTCCGACATCCTGATCATGGACGAACCGACCTCGGCCATCACCGACAAGGAAGTCGCCCACCTGTTCTCGATCATTGCCGACCTCAAGAGCCAGGGCAAAGGCATCATCTACATCACTCATAAAATGAACGAAGTGTTCAGCATCGCTGATGAAGTGGCGGTGTTCCGCGACGGCGCCTACATCGGACTGCAACGGGCCGACAGCATGGACGGCGACAGCCTGATCTCGATGATGGTCGGTCGCGAACTAAGCCAGTTGTTCCCGGTGCGCGAGAAGCCGATCGGCGATCTGTTGCTGTCGGTACGCGACCTCAAGCTGGACGGTATTTTCAAAGACGTCTCCTTCGACCTGCATGCCGGCGAGATCCTCGGTATTGCCGGGTTGATGGGCTCGGGGCGGACCAATGTCGCCGAGGCGATTTTCGGCATCACCCCAAGTGACGGTGGCGAGATCCGCCTCGACGGCGAGGTGGTGCGCATCAGCGATCCGCATATGGCCATCGAGAGGGGCTTCGCGCTGTTGACCGAAGATCGCAAGCTCAGCGGCCTGTTCCCGTGCCTGTCGGTGCTGGAAAACATGGAAATGGCGGTGTTGCCGCATTACGTCGGCAACGGCTTCATCCAGCAGAAAGCCCTGCGCGCGTTGTGTGAAGACATGTGCAAGAAGCTGCGGGTGAAAACGCCGTCGCTGGAGCAATGCATCGATACCTTGTCCGGCGGTAATCAGCAGAAGGCCTTGCTGGCGCGCTGGCTGATGACCAACCCGCGAATCCTGATTCTCGACGAGCCCACCCGGGGTATCGATGTCGGCGCCAAGGCCGAGATCTACCGGCTGATCGCTTACCTCGCCAGCGAAGGCATGGCGGTGATCATGATTTCCTCGGAACTGCCGGAAGTGCTGGGCATGAGCGACCGGGTCATGGTCATGCACGAGGGCGACCTGATGGGCACCCTCGACCGCAGCGAAGCGACCCAGGAACGAGTGATGCAACTGGCCTCGGGTATGTCCGCGGTTCACTAA
- a CDS encoding sugar ABC transporter substrate-binding protein: protein MKTKTRFASLALSLLLASGAALADMKIGVSMAQFDDTWLTYLRESMDTKAKSYPDGVKLQFEDARSDVVRQLSQVESFISQKVDAIVVNPVDTAATKKITEAAVKAGIPLVYVNRRPDDLNLPKGVVTVASNDLEAGQMQMQYLAEKMGGKGDIVILLGDLANNSTTNRTKGVKEVLAKYPNIKIEQEQSGIWSRDKGMTLVNDWLTQGRKFDAVVSNNDEMAIGAAMALQQAGVAKGSVLIAGVDGTPDGLNAVKKGSLLVSVFQDAKGQADGSIDTAVKMAKNEPVEQAVWVPYRLITLQNVDQFK from the coding sequence ATGAAGACCAAGACCCGTTTCGCCTCACTGGCCTTGTCCCTGCTGCTCGCCAGCGGTGCCGCACTCGCTGACATGAAGATCGGCGTCAGCATGGCGCAGTTCGATGACACCTGGCTGACCTACCTGCGCGAATCCATGGACACCAAAGCCAAGTCCTATCCCGATGGCGTCAAGCTGCAGTTCGAAGATGCACGCAGTGACGTGGTCAGGCAGTTGAGCCAGGTAGAAAGCTTCATCAGCCAGAAAGTCGATGCCATTGTGGTCAACCCGGTGGATACCGCCGCCACCAAAAAAATCACCGAAGCGGCGGTCAAGGCCGGCATTCCGCTGGTGTACGTCAATCGCCGCCCCGATGACTTGAACCTGCCCAAAGGTGTGGTCACTGTCGCCTCCAACGATCTGGAGGCCGGCCAGATGCAGATGCAGTACCTGGCCGAAAAAATGGGCGGCAAGGGCGACATCGTGATTCTGCTCGGTGATTTGGCCAACAACTCCACCACCAACCGCACCAAGGGCGTAAAAGAGGTGCTGGCCAAGTACCCGAACATCAAGATCGAGCAAGAGCAGAGCGGCATCTGGTCGCGGGACAAGGGCATGACCCTGGTCAACGACTGGCTGACCCAGGGCCGCAAATTCGACGCGGTCGTCTCTAACAACGACGAGATGGCGATCGGTGCGGCCATGGCCCTGCAACAGGCGGGCGTCGCCAAAGGCAGTGTGTTGATCGCCGGTGTCGACGGTACGCCCGACGGTTTGAACGCGGTGAAGAAGGGCTCTTTGCTGGTCTCGGTGTTCCAGGATGCCAAGGGTCAGGCTGACGGTTCGATCGACACCGCGGTGAAAATGGCCAAGAACGAGCCGGTCGAGCAGGCGGTGTGGGTGCCCTATCGCTTGATCACCCTGCAAAACGTTGACCAGTTCAAATAG
- a CDS encoding Gfo/Idh/MocA family oxidoreductase has product MRIGLVGYGHGGRFFHAPLISSLPAATFVGVVTRSAERRQLLATEHPGVPAFDSIGQLVEAGVDVLVVSTPLKGRPALVLDAIEHGVAVVSDKPFAADTQQAQTLITMAERQGVHLSVYQNRRWDSDFLTVRKLIESGALGQVTRFESRIERFSPQSVNNGSGGGFLRDLGSHLVDQALLLFGPVIRVYAELDYLEKGQPFDNGFFMSLTHANGVISHLGGSCLQNTPGPRFRVTGTQGCYSVDGLDGQEASTLAGLTPKSEGERWGVEEHRRWGWFEQGEVRERVPSERGCWNQFYLQLQAALQSGGPLPVEARDALATTRVLDAARLSFERHQVVALSPFESHGIKSE; this is encoded by the coding sequence ATGCGTATCGGACTTGTCGGTTACGGCCATGGCGGCCGGTTTTTCCATGCTCCGCTGATCAGCAGTCTGCCGGCAGCGACCTTCGTCGGCGTGGTCACCCGTTCCGCCGAGCGCCGACAACTGCTGGCCACGGAACATCCCGGCGTACCGGCCTTCGACAGCATTGGCCAACTGGTTGAAGCCGGGGTTGATGTGCTGGTGGTGTCCACGCCGCTCAAAGGTCGCCCGGCGCTGGTGCTCGACGCCATCGAACACGGGGTGGCGGTGGTCAGTGACAAGCCGTTCGCGGCCGATACGCAACAGGCGCAAACCCTGATCACCATGGCCGAGCGTCAGGGCGTGCACTTGAGCGTCTACCAGAACCGGCGCTGGGACTCGGACTTCCTCACCGTGCGCAAACTCATCGAGTCCGGAGCGCTGGGCCAGGTCACCCGTTTCGAGTCGCGGATCGAACGCTTCTCGCCGCAGTCGGTGAACAACGGCAGCGGCGGCGGTTTCCTGCGCGATCTGGGCAGCCATCTGGTGGATCAGGCGCTGCTGTTGTTCGGCCCCGTCATCCGGGTGTATGCCGAACTGGATTACCTCGAAAAAGGCCAGCCCTTCGACAACGGCTTCTTTATGTCCCTGACCCATGCCAACGGCGTGATCTCGCACCTGGGCGGCAGTTGCCTGCAAAACACCCCCGGCCCGCGCTTTCGCGTGACCGGCACCCAGGGCTGCTACAGCGTCGACGGTCTGGACGGGCAAGAGGCGTCGACCCTGGCCGGTCTCACGCCCAAATCCGAGGGCGAGCGCTGGGGCGTCGAAGAGCATCGTCGCTGGGGCTGGTTCGAACAGGGCGAGGTGCGCGAGCGGGTGCCGTCCGAGCGAGGCTGCTGGAACCAGTTCTATTTGCAGCTACAAGCCGCGTTACAGAGCGGTGGCCCACTGCCGGTCGAGGCCCGTGATGCACTGGCGACCACCCGCGTGCTAGACGCTGCGCGGCTCAGTTTCGAGCGCCATCAAGTGGTGGCGTTGAGCCCATTCGAGAGTCATGGAATAAAATCAGAATAA